The DNA window ACTGGACGTGCCCGTCGTCGTCACCGGCGGCACCTCGAGTCCGGACGGCTTCGAGGAACTGTTCCGTGACCACCTCGAGGAGGCGAACATTCCGTTCTCGATCAGCAGCGTGAGCCACGCGGACGAACCGCTTTACAGCGTCGCACGCGGTGGTCTCGTCGCCGCCCGCTCCGACGAGGACGTCGATACGGGAGAGGCGGTCGCCGAAGACGACAACGAAGAAGAGGAAGCGGAAGCCGCAGCTGCAAACGAGTAACTACTCCGTTTTCCGTTCGTCACCGACGATTCGAAGGCGCCCGAACGCCGGTCACTCCTCGTAGAACCGATTGAAGGCGTCCCGCCAGGATTCGGCGTCTTCCTCGTCGGGTTCGTGTTCGACGGGGATGTCCGCGTACTCGCAATGTGGACAGGTAATGGTCGAGACCTCCCCGAGGGTGAGTTTCTCGAGCGAGCGCTGACATCGGGGGCACTCGTCCATACGTAGTCGTGCTCCGGACCGTCCTTAACTCTATATGAAATTGTTTTTTGGCTGAGTGTTTCGCTGCCGGATCCGGGTTCGAACCCGATCTGCCGGCCAGCCTATTACTACTGCGTATTCAACAAAGCTTTTGTATGCGGCCTATGTATGGGGTAGTAATGAGTACCACTTCGTCCCCCGACCAGCCGTCACCGATCGAGTGTTGTGATCAGACCGACGTCACCCCCGTGAGCATCGACGCGGCCGCCCTCGAGTCGACCGCGCCTGGCTACCTCCGCGACCTCAAACGCGAACTGGCGGAAGCGAACCTCTCGCCGACCTCGCTGACCATCAACGCCTGTTTCGAGGAAGACTGCTCGCTGGCGACTCAGGAGGAAGTCGACCGCATCCGAAGTCACGTACGTGCAGGCGCGTTCCTCGGTGTCGGCTCCGTCGTCGTCTCCGTCGACGACGTCGAAAACCCCGAAAAAGTCCGTCCCGCGCTCGCGGCCTGTGCCGAACGAGCCCAGCGGGAAGGGATCGTCCTGGAACTCGAGGGGCCTATCACGCTCGAGGAGTAACCTGGACGCGATGGCACCGTCCCGGCGGACGCTCGCTCGCGAACTCGAGTCGATAGCTGACTTTTCCGATCCGTCTCCCGACCTCGAACAGTACCTCACACCGCCGGAGATCGCCGCCCACCTCTGTCACCTGGCCGGTTTGCAGGGAGACCTCGAGCGCCCCGTCGCCGACCTCGGAACGGGAACCGGAATGCTGGCAGTCGCAGCCTCGCTCGCAGGCGCACAACGGGTCGTCGGAGTCGACGTCGACCCGGACGCGCTCGCAGTCGCCCGCGACAACGCAGCCCAGGTCGGTGGCGACGTCGACTGGATCGTCGGCGACGTAACCCGACCGCCGCTGTCTCCTGACGCCGACGTAACCGTCGTCTCGAATCCCCCATTTGGCGCACAGCGCGGAAACCGACACGCCGATCGCGAGTTTCTCGAGACCGCCCGAACGATCGCCTCGGTCTCCTACACGATCCACAACGAGGGGAGCCAGGAGTTCGTCGAATCCTACGCCGCAGACGAGGGCGGCGAGGTCACCCACGCGTTCCGGGCACCGTTCCCGATCGAACGGCGGTTCGAGTTCCACACCGAAGCACGCGAGACGCTCGAGGCGGAAGTGTTCCGGATCGAGTGGCGATAACGATACGGACTGCTGTGAGTCATCGACGGCGCAACC is part of the Natronobacterium texcoconense genome and encodes:
- a CDS encoding zf-TFIIB domain-containing protein codes for the protein MDECPRCQRSLEKLTLGEVSTITCPHCEYADIPVEHEPDEEDAESWRDAFNRFYEE
- a CDS encoding TIM barrel protein, whose protein sequence is MSTTSSPDQPSPIECCDQTDVTPVSIDAAALESTAPGYLRDLKRELAEANLSPTSLTINACFEEDCSLATQEEVDRIRSHVRAGAFLGVGSVVVSVDDVENPEKVRPALAACAERAQREGIVLELEGPITLEE
- a CDS encoding METTL5 family protein, producing MAPSRRTLARELESIADFSDPSPDLEQYLTPPEIAAHLCHLAGLQGDLERPVADLGTGTGMLAVAASLAGAQRVVGVDVDPDALAVARDNAAQVGGDVDWIVGDVTRPPLSPDADVTVVSNPPFGAQRGNRHADREFLETARTIASVSYTIHNEGSQEFVESYAADEGGEVTHAFRAPFPIERRFEFHTEARETLEAEVFRIEWR